One genomic window of Punica granatum isolate Tunisia-2019 chromosome 1, ASM765513v2, whole genome shotgun sequence includes the following:
- the LOC116192822 gene encoding probable ADP,ATP carrier protein At5g56450, which produces MSLDDEGQEGRRGAAAGTRGPIPGPLGSFQRDLMAGAVMGGVVHTIVAPIERAKLLLQTQESNLAIVRGGGRRRFEGMLDCIVRTVREEGILSLWRGNGSSVLRYYPSVALNFSLKDLYRNMLRSNDSGLGHLVSGPAANFIAGSAAGCTTLVLIYPLDIAHTRLAADIGRTEARQFKGICHFLVTICQKDGIRGIYRGLPASLQGMVVHRGLYFGGFDTMKEILSEESGPIALWKRWVVAQAVTTSAGLLSYPLDTVRRRMMMQSGLERPMYSSTLECWRKIYRTEGVGSFYRGAASNVFRSTGAAAILVLYDEVKKFMSWGGL; this is translated from the exons ATGAGCTTGGATGATGAGGGCCAAGAGGGAAGAAGGGGGGCGGCGGCGGGGACGAGGGGACCCATACCGGGGCCGTTGGGCAGCTTCCAGCGGGACCTGATGGCCGGGGCGGTGATGGGGGGCGTGGTTCACACCATCGTGGCCCCTATCGAGAGGGCGAAGCTGCTGCTGCAGACCCAGGAGAGCAATTTGGCCATCGTAAGGGGAGGAGGGCGGCGGCGGTTCGAGGGGATGCTCGACTGCATTGTACGAACCGTGAGGGAGGAAGGAATCTTGTCGCTGTGGAGGGGCAATGGGAGCAGCGTCCTTCGGTATTACCCTTCTGTCGCTCTCAACTTCTCTCTCAAG GACTTGTACAGAAACATGTTAAGGAGTAACGACTCCGGATTAGGCCATCTTGTGTCTGGTCCAGCCGCCAACTTCATTGCAGGGTCTGCGGCAGGCTGCACAACCCTGGTCCTGATCTACCCGCTGGACATTGCACACACCCGCCTCGCGGCTGATATTGGGAGGACCGAAGCTCGCCAATTTAAGGGCATCTGCCATTTCTTGGTCACTATTTGCCAGAAGGATGGGATCCGGGGAATTTACAGGGGTCTGCCTGCCTCCTTGCAGGGGATGGTGGTGCACCGAGGCCTCTACTTTGGCGGGTTTGACACGATGAAGGAGATCCTATCGGAGGAATCAGGGCCAATTGCCCTGTGGAAGAGGTGGGTTGTGGCCCAGGCAGTTACCACTTCGGCGGGGCTTCTGTCTTACCCACTCGATACAGTCAGGAGGAGGATGATGATGCAGTCGGGATTGGAGAGGCCAATGTATAGCAGCACTCTGGAATGCTGGAGGAAGATCTATCGGACTGAGGGGGTGGGCTCGTTCTATCGTGGGGCTGCCTCAAATGTGTTTCGGAGCACTGGGGCTGCCGCGATTTTGGTACTATATGACGAGGTCAAGAAGTTCATGAGCTGGGGCGGATTATAA